The Spirochaetota bacterium nucleotide sequence TATCCTGATAGATTTTTGATTATTAACCCTCCTAAAGAGGCTAATATTCCAGGTATTGATGTTAAAGAACCTGCTTTTGGACTACCTGCTAAATGGATAACTCAAGACAACAAAAAGCAAGCGGAAGCATATGGACTTGACGTATTTGACGCCATCTCTGTTGTTGCGACCCACCTTACCGAGATTGTAAAAGAGAACTCAAGTGAATTTCTCGGAAGACAGGAAGTTAAATCAATACTTGATACCCTCAAGAACACTTATCCTGCGGTAATTGATTCAGTTGAGCCGAATAAGAACCTTGGAATAATACAAAAGGTTTTACAAAATCTACTTAGGGAAGGAGTTTCAATAAGAAATATCATTCCAATCCTTGAAGCGATCGCAGACTCTCTAGAATATACCAAAAATCCTGAAGTAATCACTGAAAATGTAAGACAGGCAATTTCAAGACAAATACTACAGAAATACGCCGATACGAGCAACACTATAACTGTCATAATATTTGACCCAGAATTGGAAGAAACGCTAGCAGGATATATAAGAGAAACAGAATCGGGGTTTATATATGCAGTCCCACCTAATCTACTCAGGGATTTCTTGAATGTTTTATCAGAAAAGATTAAAAATATGATAGAGAGAGGTCTTACACCTGTGGTTCTCTGTTCAACTAGGATAAGAAGATTGGTCAAGGAAGTCACGATAAGGACATATAAGAATTTGGTTGTTTTGTCATACAATGAGGTTGTTCCACCTTTTAGTGTAGAACAGTTTGATTTTGTATCCTTGAAACTATCACCAGCAGAGGCTGAGGTATGAATTATTTTAGCATAGAAGTTGATAATATGTCTGAATTAAGACCTAAACTATACGAGGAGATGAAGAAGAGAAATATATCCGCTGATAGAATTATAATTCTTTCAAAGAAACCTATAAGGAAAAAAGGTTTTTTGGGGATAGGTAGCAAAACTGTTTACCAGGTTTGGATACAAGTATTAGACAACGACCGTGTAAGCAAAGATGTTGAACAACCAAAGCAATCATCATTACAAATAAAGGAACAGACTGAACATAATACTAACTTATACAAAGAGATAGAGAATATCAAGAAAATGATACAGGATGTGATGATAGAAAATAAGAAGATAAGAGAGATAACATCATCCTACTTGAAGGCTAAAGAGGCTAACTTTGATATGCTAAAGAAGCAGATGGAAGATAGAGACTTTCCTATAGGGTTCATTGAAAAGATAATTCAAAACATTGACAATGAGTTAACAGAAGAAGAAAAACAAAACTTTTACACTATATACGACAAAGCAAAGTCAATAATATCAAGTAACATAAAAGTAGCTTCAACTGAACTTGTGATAAACAAAAGACCAAAGATAGTAGTCCTTGTAGGACCTACTGGTGTCGGTAAAACAACTACCATTGTAAAACTAGCATTACAGTGGGGTGCTTCAAAAGGCAAAAAGTTTGTCTTTTTCTCACTTGACAAATACAAGGCAGGTGCTTCTTTTCAACTGAAGTCCTTTGCAGAGATATTTAAAGTTCCCATGAAGTCAATAAGAAATGAAGAAGAACTCAAAGAGTCACTAAACTTGTTTTCTGCAGACACAGATATTATATTTGTAGATACTGCAGGAACAAGCCAAAAGGACACTTTGACTATAAACGACTTAAAAGAACATATTAAGGTTATGAAGAAATATGATTTACTAGTCTCGCTTGTTATAAGTGCAGTTACCAAATACAAGGACATGCTTGATATTATCAACAGATACTCCGTAGTAGAATACAATAATATAATTCTTTCAAAGATTGACGAAACTAATACACTGGGATCGTCAGTTGCAGTTCTTTATGAAACACAAGTTCCTCTATCGTTTGTGACTAACGGTCAAAGGGTTGAAGCAGATATAACAACCTTGAGACCGATGGATCTGGTATATATGGCTCTTGATGAGAGGAGGAGTATATGATAATTGAGGAGCAGTTAAAAGGATTACAAAAAGCATTAGGCAACACAACTCCTGTTGAGAAACCAAAAATAATATCAGTAGCCAGTGGCAAAGGTGGTGTCGGTAAGACCAACATATCCATAAACCTTGGGATACTATATTCAAAAATGGGGAAAAGAGTCCTAGTTCTTGATGGAGACCTTGGACTTGGGAATGTTAATGTCGTTTTAGGTATAATTCCAAAATATAACCTATACCATGTTATGAAAGGAGGGATCCCCCTTAAAGATGCTATAATAAGAAACAACGAAATAGGAATAGATATAATCGCCACAGGCTCTGGATTTACACAACTTGCAGAACTTGAGGACTTGGAGAGAAAGAAATTTATAGAAGAACTCAAGGAGTTGTCTGATTATGATGTACTGATAATAGACACAGCAGCAGGTATAGGTAGGAATGTAATATCATTCATTCTTGCATCTCATGAGGCAATAATAGTTACAACACCCGAACCTACCGCTATAACTGATGCTTACGGTATAATAAAAGCAATCTCAACAGAGTCGCTAAAACTCTCTTCCAATATGAAACTTATCGTTAATAGGGTCAAGAACCCTTCTGAAGGAATAAAGATAGCAGACAGAATATCAACCGTAGCCGGACAATTCCTAGGCGTCAAAATAGAAAGTCTTGGGTTCATACCTGAAGACACAGCAGTTGAATTTTCAGTAAGGAGGCAGAAACCATTCGTAATAGAATTCCCAAACTCACAAGCAACAATCCACTTAAAACACGTTGCCCAACGACTTGAGAATATGAAAGTCAAGGATGAAGATAAAGGTCTAAATAGATTATTCAGAGTCCTCTTTGGAGGATGACTTTAAGATGCTTACCTACTCGTAGACTTGACTACCCATATTCGGAAACTTTTAGGAAGAAAAGTTTTTACACCAAAATTTTGTAGTTTATTCGGGAACATCTTCAGTAGTTGTTCTTTCAAGGAGTTTTGACAAACCTTCCACTATTAAACTTGAGTATTTGATTATCTCATTGAATAACTCATTCGCCTTTTGTCGGTCTGTTTGGATAACTTCAACAATTTCCTTGCCAGTGGAATGTAATCTTTCGTGAGGTTTCTCAATGCTCTTAAACTCAGGAAATTGTGAATACTTGACAATACCCTCAGAATAATACCATTTTCCCAACCTACACTTTGTGTGATCAAAAACTACACTTTCATCTATGGTAGATTTACCGTCTATGAAACCTTTGAGCCTAGCAACCCATAACACATGGTCTGCTATGGCAAGTGATACTAACATACTATCATTCTTGACCTTTACTTCGTTAGAAAGAACGAGCCTGAAATCATCTAGGAACTCTGAAGCACTAGAGATAGACATCTTCATAGGACTTATTCTTTCTTTTATCATCATATCCATGGTCTTTTTAAATAAAGATATCTTATCAGTCGTATTGTAAATTTTGTATGAAACATCATTGATACTTGATGATAGAAATTCAGTTGTGTCTATAATCTTCCCAAAACTGTTTCTAGTATCCAGTGACATCTCTTCTATGTTTTTGGCATAAGACTCTATTGTGTTGCTTTCACTGGATATATTTTCAATTGATATGGTCATTAGATTTGATTTACCTTTGATAGATTGAAGTTTTTCAGTTATATTTTTTGAGAATTTACTTACATTTTCGGATAGTCTCCTTATTTCATCCGCGATAACTGAAAAACCCTTTCCCACATCTCCTACTTTTGAAGACTCAATCAAAGCATTCATAGCCAATATTAGCGTCTGCTCAGAAATATCAGATATTACCTTAGCAGTGTTGATAACATCGTTAATCTCATTAAACATTTCCTTATTTAACCTTGTAGCCTCTGAGTATGAAGAATAAGTTTTCTTCCAAGAGGACTCAAGAGAGGAAGAAATTTCTAGAAATTTGTCAAACTTATTATGAGATTCCATTGCAATACTAAGAAACTCATTCAGAGATTGAGATAGTTGAACGAAAGACTTTGAAAGATCATTAGTCAAGATTGTAATCTCGTTGAAATCCCTATCTACTTTTTTTATATCTTCATCAAGGTAAAAAGTAATCTTAGACCCCTCATATACTAGGTTGGATATTTTTGTGAGTACCATAAAAAATGAATTCAAGAGTTTACCTAGTTTTTTTTCAGCTTTGGCAACTAAAACTCTCGTTTCATTAGATTCCAACTTGTGTTTTGCAATAATATCTCCCTGTTCAATAAAAGATATGTACTCCTTAAGTGATTGATTTTCCTTTCTAGCGTGTTCTAGTTCATCCTTCAGTTTAGATTTCTCATCCAAGTGATTGCTTATTACCTCAACTAGGTTATCTAAAATTTCGTCACCAGTTTTAACTACTCTACCTTCACTTGTAGATACTGTAATAGCCTTTATCTGGCGGTCAAAAAATCTCAAGGCGTTAGTATAATATACGAAACTGAATATCACTAAAAACGATAAAAGCGATAGAGAGATCATCAAAGCTAACTCTAATACATATAAAGCACCCTCAAAGATCTTTAGTGATATTAAGACAGATAGAGAAATAGATAAAAATATTAAGACAACAGATAATACCCCCAAAACTAGATGTAATTTCTTCATTTTGACCTCCGATGAATAATTTGTAAATAAAGAAGTCCTATACTATCAAACTGAAATCTGGAGCAAAGTCAGTAGTATCTGAAAACAATATATAACTCCACAAGTCAAAGAATGCTAATTTCACAACAAGATATAACTTTACAAGTCAAAGAATATTAATTTCACATCAAATACTATCAAACTTGTCATCTCCTAGACAGAAAGTTATTGCAAACTAAGCATCATTCATTTACTATTTTGTTGTGATACAGAAGGAGATATGTTGATATGGATAAAACTTCAAAAACTTTGTCTGCCGTTGGTTCACTACTTATTGTGATCTCACCAATCGTATTTTGGAAACCTCTCTTAAACCTATCTGGGCTAGTTGGAATAGTTTTATTTCTCGTTGGAATACACAGTATTGCTAGCCAATTAAATAAAAAAGAGATATTCTGGGAGGCATTGAAAGGTATCGTTACATTGGCAGTAGGTATTATAGTCATCTCTATAGTGCTCATAGCTACGATAGGACTAAGTGTATTAGGCTTAATAGGTTCACTCTCAATATCTTTCACGATAGATACAGAAGATACCGAATATTTGAATGTATTATTAAACTCTCTTTACTCTATAGGACCCAGAATTCTGATTGTAGTAATATTATCAGCTATAGCATCTTGGATACTTATGATAATATACGGCTTAAAGATGAGCAAGGTTTCTGACATGCTAAATGAAAGTTTTAGTAACCTTAGGTTCAAAGAAGCGTCAATCTTATTTAAACTAGGTGGTTGGTTATCAATAATACTAGTTGGATTTATACTCATATGGGTAGCATGGCTGCTATATACAATTGATTTCTTCTCATTACCAGAATCACAACCTAGTGCTTGATAGTAAAACACAACTAGAACTATCTAGGATTAGCAACTAGCAAAAACAGTAAAACTTATCCTTTAATTAGCAAACATTACTTTTGCACACACTATTAGAAATGTAATTAACCTTGTGATTCTCAAAAACACTCTTTCTCATACGGCATCGGATAATTACTCAAGACTTTCTAATTTCTAAAATTAGGACACTATAAATCATTTATAATTATAATGTTAGGTATGTTAAACTTAAGTGAAAAAAGTCAAATAATCAAGTTGGCAGAACTTACTCTTGAGTCTCTTTTTAAACCAGAAAAGAAGCATGAAGTAGAAAAACAAAGGAAGATAGTAGAAAAGTTAGGTTTAAACAATGGAGTTTTCGTAACTCTTCTAAAGAAAGGTGAATTAAGAGGTTGTATAGGCTATATAACGCCAGTTAAAGAGTTCTCAAGACTTCTAATTGATGCTACAATATCATCCGCTACGAGAGACCCTAGGTTTGACCCTCTTAAGAAAGAAGAACTTGATGAGATTGAGATAGAAGTATCTATACTTTCAGAACCAAAGAAGATTTCTTCAATTGCCGAAATTGAAGTTGGTAAGCATGGAATAATTGTAAGGAGAGGACCTTATCAAGGACTATTACTACCACAGGTTGCAGTAGAACACAGATGGGACAAACTGACATTTTTACAACATACCTGTATCAAAGCAGGATTGCATCCTAATGATTACAGAAAAGAAGACACAGAGATATATGTATTCACCGCAGAGGTCTTCAGTAAGAGTGATTTAAAAGGTTTATAACGGCATCTTTGAAGGAATAAACTTGAGGATTGTCAAACCATATCCTATCTTGCTCAAGTGCTTGAAAAACAAACATATCAATACCATAAACAGTCCTAGCACCTATGTTTCTTGAATGAGTTATTAATTTTGTATCAATAGGATTGTAGATCGTATCAAAAACTATATGCTCTTCAGAAACTAATGTCAAATCTATAGGTGTCTCATCAACATTTGGAAACATCCCAACAGGCGTGCAGTTTGATATTACATCAACTCTCTTTATAACATCATTAATTCTATCCAGAGTTATCACTTCAACTTCACTAAAGTATTTCTTCACTTCATTAGCGAAATCTACTAACTTTTCTGTATTTCTACCGGCAACGATAATCCTACCAACCTTCATAGTCCAAAAAGCCCAAGCAACACTCTTCGCAACTCCGCCATTACCTATTAAAAGTGCAGTCTTATTCTCAAGAGTATTTATCCCTCGCGTCTCAAAAGACTTTACAACACCTTGAACATCAGTATTATAGCCTATTAGAATTCCATTATCATTTTTGATAGTATTTATAGCACCAATTTTGGAAGAAAATTCATCAAGTTTATCAACAAGTTTAGTAGCACCTAACTTATGAGGTATTGTAATACTTACTCCTTTGACGCCGACATCTCTTACGAAATCAAAGAATACTTGTAAATTCTTAATCTCAAAAGCGAGATACACTGCATCAACTCCAATCTTCTCAAAGATGAAGTTGTGTATGATAGGAGATTTTGAGTGTTTTATAGGGTTACCAATAACACAGTAGAGGTTTGTATTTGAAGTAATCATCCAACGCCGCCCCCTATCAGATAACCAATCAAGTATCCTGCTATCGCGGATAGTATTCCAATCAACATAAGTTTTAGCGCACCTTTGAAAGGACTCCCAATAGTCATCTTGGTCTTGATGTAACCAATCACAAGAAGAACCAGTGCCGACACCAGCAAAGAAGCAATCCATAAATAGTTAGGTGTAACTATGAATATAGGCATTACAGGAATAAATGAACCTATTAGAGCAGACAAACCAACTGTAATAGCAAACTTAATAGGTTTTTCATTTGAAACCTTACCAAGCTCAAGTTCGTGAGCCATCATTATTTCAACCCAAGCATCTTCGTTTCTTGATATTATATTAACCATAGTCTCTGTATCTTCGTCGGATACGCCCCATTTCTTGAAAATTCTTCTTATCTCCTCTTTTTCAATATCTGGCATCTTTTTTATGTCTTCCCTTTCTCTTTTTAATTCTGAAAGGTAGTTTTCATACTCTGTCTGTTTGGATGTATAAGCAACCGCAGCCATAGATATGCTTTCAGCAAACGCAGCAGCAAGAGCACCTGCTAGAATTATTCTTATATCACTCGTCGCAGCACTGATTCCAAGTAGAACTCCTAGCGTATTGACAAGACCATCCTGTCCCCCCAGTATTATTTCAGACATTATGTTTGAGGAGGCTTTTATTCTATCCTTTATATGGTTTTCAAATTCCTTCTCATCTAACACGCTTTAATCTTATTATACATTTGCCATGAATTACAACCTAGAAACTAACTACTGTGTTGTTATCTGAACCAGATGCTGTATCAAGTAATGATGTATTATTAATGTTAATCCAATCTGCTGGTAAGTTAGTTATCAACCTACTACCTGTATATTCTCTATAAAGATACCTTAACTTGTTTGTCACAAACTTATTAGCCGCAAGAACATGTCCAGTAGTATCAGAA carries:
- a CDS encoding MinD/ParA family protein yields the protein MIIEEQLKGLQKALGNTTPVEKPKIISVASGKGGVGKTNISINLGILYSKMGKRVLVLDGDLGLGNVNVVLGIIPKYNLYHVMKGGIPLKDAIIRNNEIGIDIIATGSGFTQLAELEDLERKKFIEELKELSDYDVLIIDTAAGIGRNVISFILASHEAIIVTTPEPTAITDAYGIIKAISTESLKLSSNMKLIVNRVKNPSEGIKIADRISTVAGQFLGVKIESLGFIPEDTAVEFSVRRQKPFVIEFPNSQATIHLKHVAQRLENMKVKDEDKGLNRLFRVLFGG
- a CDS encoding methyl-accepting chemotaxis protein; this encodes MKKLHLVLGVLSVVLIFLSISLSVLISLKIFEGALYVLELALMISLSLLSFLVIFSFVYYTNALRFFDRQIKAITVSTSEGRVVKTGDEILDNLVEVISNHLDEKSKLKDELEHARKENQSLKEYISFIEQGDIIAKHKLESNETRVLVAKAEKKLGKLLNSFFMVLTKISNLVYEGSKITFYLDEDIKKVDRDFNEITILTNDLSKSFVQLSQSLNEFLSIAMESHNKFDKFLEISSSLESSWKKTYSSYSEATRLNKEMFNEINDVINTAKVISDISEQTLILAMNALIESSKVGDVGKGFSVIADEIRRLSENVSKFSKNITEKLQSIKGKSNLMTISIENISSESNTIESYAKNIEEMSLDTRNSFGKIIDTTEFLSSSINDVSYKIYNTTDKISLFKKTMDMMIKERISPMKMSISSASEFLDDFRLVLSNEVKVKNDSMLVSLAIADHVLWVARLKGFIDGKSTIDESVVFDHTKCRLGKWYYSEGIVKYSQFPEFKSIEKPHERLHSTGKEIVEVIQTDRQKANELFNEIIKYSSLIVEGLSKLLERTTTEDVPE
- a CDS encoding DUF996 domain-containing protein → MDKTSKTLSAVGSLLIVISPIVFWKPLLNLSGLVGIVLFLVGIHSIASQLNKKEIFWEALKGIVTLAVGIIVISIVLIATIGLSVLGLIGSLSISFTIDTEDTEYLNVLLNSLYSIGPRILIVVILSAIASWILMIIYGLKMSKVSDMLNESFSNLRFKEASILFKLGGWLSIILVGFILIWVAWLLYTIDFFSLPESQPSA
- the amrA gene encoding AmmeMemoRadiSam system protein A, which codes for MLNLSEKSQIIKLAELTLESLFKPEKKHEVEKQRKIVEKLGLNNGVFVTLLKKGELRGCIGYITPVKEFSRLLIDATISSATRDPRFDPLKKEELDEIEIEVSILSEPKKISSIAEIEVGKHGIIVRRGPYQGLLLPQVAVEHRWDKLTFLQHTCIKAGLHPNDYRKEDTEIYVFTAEVFSKSDLKGL
- the aroE gene encoding shikimate dehydrogenase, translating into MITSNTNLYCVIGNPIKHSKSPIIHNFIFEKIGVDAVYLAFEIKNLQVFFDFVRDVGVKGVSITIPHKLGATKLVDKLDEFSSKIGAINTIKNDNGILIGYNTDVQGVVKSFETRGINTLENKTALLIGNGGVAKSVAWAFWTMKVGRIIVAGRNTEKLVDFANEVKKYFSEVEVITLDRINDVIKRVDVISNCTPVGMFPNVDETPIDLTLVSEEHIVFDTIYNPIDTKLITHSRNIGARTVYGIDMFVFQALEQDRIWFDNPQVYSFKDAVINLLNHSY
- a CDS encoding VIT1/CCC1 transporter family protein, with amino-acid sequence MLDEKEFENHIKDRIKASSNIMSEIILGGQDGLVNTLGVLLGISAATSDIRIILAGALAAAFAESISMAAVAYTSKQTEYENYLSELKREREDIKKMPDIEKEEIRRIFKKWGVSDEDTETMVNIISRNEDAWVEIMMAHELELGKVSNEKPIKFAITVGLSALIGSFIPVMPIFIVTPNYLWIASLLVSALVLLVIGYIKTKMTIGSPFKGALKLMLIGILSAIAGYLIGYLIGGGVG